A genomic window from Pirellulaceae bacterium includes:
- a CDS encoding isochorismate synthase, with protein sequence MIEATLHDQKLTTRDLLQRQVISAKKFPFVASAPLAASVSPTSWLRRQTTREKLVWSNRGDSATVCGIGAASTVEADPGMPAATVFDECRRILDGDPQLNFYGGFAFRRDRPIATGPWQSFGTAKFWLPRATYDGSVMRVVVLNAADRDTSIDFLQKLHWNVEIPPSRIPPATQRRDLPELGDWERSIEKSLELFQQEVLEKIVLARKATFEFAETLCPVALSERLAAATHACYQFCFQFDGRNAFLGATPECLFKRNGRELTSEVVAGTRRRDVDVQVDRRLAEELLASTKDQLEHDIVRKSIRQRLHAHVESLQVDSQASILKLAKKQHLFSRVSGRLRANVNDGCLIERLHPTPAVGGYPTENALAEIDRLEPFDRGWYAGPVGYIGSNDAEFAVAIRSGLVGGRQLSLYSGAGIVPGSTAQLEWEEIEHKIGDFLDIIQHAG encoded by the coding sequence ATGATTGAAGCGACTCTTCATGATCAAAAACTGACAACTCGCGATCTGCTTCAGCGACAGGTAATCTCGGCTAAGAAATTCCCGTTCGTCGCTTCGGCGCCCTTGGCTGCGTCGGTTTCACCCACATCATGGCTTCGTCGACAAACCACTCGCGAAAAGCTGGTTTGGTCCAACCGAGGGGATTCGGCAACGGTTTGCGGTATTGGCGCAGCCAGCACTGTTGAAGCGGATCCAGGCATGCCCGCTGCAACCGTCTTCGACGAGTGCCGTCGTATCCTCGATGGAGATCCACAACTCAACTTTTACGGTGGTTTCGCCTTCCGGCGAGATCGCCCGATCGCAACGGGTCCTTGGCAGTCGTTTGGCACGGCGAAGTTTTGGCTTCCGAGGGCAACTTATGATGGTTCGGTGATGCGAGTCGTCGTGTTAAATGCGGCCGATCGCGACACGTCGATCGACTTTCTGCAAAAACTCCACTGGAACGTTGAAATTCCACCGAGTCGCATCCCGCCGGCGACTCAAAGACGGGATCTGCCGGAGCTTGGAGATTGGGAGCGATCCATCGAGAAGTCGCTTGAGCTGTTTCAACAGGAGGTACTCGAGAAGATTGTTCTGGCGCGGAAAGCCACTTTTGAATTTGCTGAGACGCTGTGCCCGGTCGCCCTCAGCGAGCGTCTGGCAGCGGCGACTCACGCGTGCTATCAGTTTTGTTTCCAATTCGACGGACGCAACGCGTTTTTGGGGGCGACGCCGGAATGTCTCTTCAAACGAAATGGAAGAGAATTGACGAGTGAAGTCGTTGCGGGGACGCGTCGCCGAGACGTTGATGTTCAAGTAGACCGCCGACTGGCCGAGGAACTGTTGGCGAGTACGAAGGACCAGCTTGAGCATGACATCGTCAGGAAAAGCATCCGTCAGCGGTTGCACGCACACGTCGAGAGCTTGCAGGTCGACTCGCAGGCCTCGATCCTGAAATTGGCGAAAAAGCAACATTTATTCTCCCGGGTGTCTGGTCGACTTCGGGCAAATGTCAACGATGGTTGTCTCATCGAGCGATTGCATCCAACTCCCGCGGTTGGTGGCTATCCCACTGAGAACGCTCTGGCGGAAATCGATCGTTTGGAGCCTTTCGATCGCGGGTGGTACGCGGGGCCGGTTGGCTACATTGGCTCCAACGACGCCGAGTTTGCGGTTGCGATCCGATCTGGCTTGGTTGGAGGCCGGCAGCTTTCGCTGTATTCGGGTGCTGGAATTGTCCCTGGTTCGACTGCCCAGCTTGAATGGGAGGAGATCGAACATAAAATCGGAGACTTCCTCGACATCATTCAGCATGCGGGATAG